TGGGGTGAGTGTTGAAGTTCCTAGGGACATCCCATCCATTTATACAGAAGAGATTTATCTTGAGCAGATTTTTAACAATCTTATCGGTAATGCATTGAAGTATCATGATAAGAAGCAAGGCAGTATAAAAATTTCTTATAAAGTATGCGAAAATGGTATGTACCAATTTGGCGTCTGTGATGATGGTCCAGGTGTACCAGATGGTCAGAAGGATAAAGTTTTTGACCTGTTTCATACTATTAACCAAAACAGGAGCATTGAAAGTACAGGGATTGGGCTTGCTATAGTTAAAAAGATAATTGAATCTAAAGGCGGTAATATTTGGATAGAAGACAATATTCCATTTGGAGCAAACTTTATGTTTACTTGGCCAGCGTCCGCTTCGGAAGAGATTGTGAAATAATTATTAAATACATCAATAGCAAATACTTTTTTCTTGAATGATACCTATGTATACCTGCGGTTAAGAATTAATGAAGTTTAGTAAAGCTGTTATAATTTCATTCCGGATTTATGAAACCTTCATCGGGTAAAAGCATGTGATAGGTATTTTTAAAATTATCCAATTTTTTCAAAGCTTCATTAAGTATGAAACAGACAGAGCAGGCAATGATCAACGCAGTCGATCTTGATGGGGTGAATGAAATAATTGTTCATGATTTGACATTTGAAGAGGTAAGTAAAGGAAATTATCAATATGTAGACATTCCATTATTTGTCGTTTTTAAATTTAAGATTAATGATTTTAAAAAGGATGAGGTTTGACTAATACCTACAATCTGGAACATAACTTGAAGTTTAATGAGTATTTGAAAATGAAACAACCTGTCCTTGCTAGGCATGCAGACAGCATTCATGGTCCATTTTTTTAAGTGGATTTTGATACTTTAAAGCCATAAGAGCCAAATTGGTCCTTTGGATATTAAATGTTAAGGAAAAAAAATAATAGTTTTTCAAAATTGAAAAATAAATTACATCATTTAAGGAACCTGAAAAATCCTGTTTGTTTTTTAAGTAAAAGAAAATTTTAAATTTTTATTTGCCATCTAAAGAAGTTTGTTTTTGAAGCTTTTTGTAGACTAAATAATTGAAAAATAGTTGTTTGTTGTGTGTTTGGTTATAAAAAGAATAGCTTAAATAATTTAAATATTACCACTTTATTGTATAAATTGCCGCACCAAAATAAAAGTTTAACTTAATTTTTTATGAAAAGAATGTTTTTAAAATCAATGCAACTTGCATGTTGCGCTGTGCTGTTATTTTTTAGTTCGCTTTCCTTAAATGCACAATCTATTGAATTAGATAAAGTAGGAAGAGCAGGGTTTAAAGGTGTTCAGAAACTGGATGACAAAGGTTACTATGTTCAGTATGAAGAAACCAATGCAAAACCACGTGTTGTAAAGCTGATTATACTTGACAACAATCTGGTTGCGACAAATGAAATAAAACTGGAGTTGAAACCAGAAGACAAACTTGAAGACCTTGCCTATAATGGTGGTAATTTTATGTTTGTTAAATCAAACTCAAAAGAAAAATCACGTACTTTCAAAATTCTTGATAGACAAGGCAAAGAACTTGCTTCAAAAGAGCAAAAGGATGTACCTGCACGTCTTCTTTATAAGCCTGCAATGATCACTCCTGTAGAGCAAACAGACTTTTTGGTGATCAATTATACAAAAGATAAAAAAGTAGGTTACAGCATTGAGCGTTTCAACGAAAAGCTGGAAAGCAAATATCTTGAAACGTACGAGCCTGAAAAGAAAAAACTTTATCCTGTTGATTACCTTGTTGCAGATGACGTACTATATGTATTGGAATTTTTATCAGCAGATTATTCTGACTATTTCGAGTACCATATTGCTGGTTTTAGCATGACCAATGGAAAGCAGTTATTTAACAATCATCTGAAGAGCGCTGATGATAAGGCTTATGGTTATGCAACTTTCCTTCGTTTAGGAGCAGAAGGAAAAGTAGTTACTGGTGGTATGTATTTCAATGGTCCTAGAGAAGACAATGCAACATCTGATGGTCTATTTACTGCAGTAGTTGATAAAGCTGGTAAACTTAACTATCAATATAAAACATGGAAAGATGTTGAAGCTAAAGTTAAAGCTGGTAATTCAACAAATGGTATCTGGGGTGGTAAGACAAAGACATTTGTGCAGGACTTAGCTGTAAATGCTGACGGTAGCTTTTCTTTAATTGCTGAGAACTTCAGAAGAGGTGATGAGGCATTAGCAGGTGGGAAAAACAAAACTCTTGGTACTCTTACCAAAGTGAGCAATATGTCGAATGGTGAGTCTTCAGATGAAGCAGTAACCGTCTCTGAATTTGTGTTGTTCGATTTTACAAAAGACAATGTTCTTTCTGATGTGCGTAAATTAAACAAACCCGAATCTGTAACTGTTATCAGATCAGCTGCTGATCCTAATGATCAGCCTTATGTAGGACAAGCTAAAGGTTTGAACCTGGCAAATATCCTTAACAACAGGGGGTATTTCCCATATCGTTTTACTGCACAGAAAAACGGAGAGAAAGTATTGGTATATCAGTTTACTTATGAAAAACTTTTCAAAGAAAAATTGTTTTTCACAAAGTTAAATGCAGCTACAGTTGATACTAATGCAATAGAAATCACAAATTCTGTTATGAAAGTAGAGCAGGAGCTTGATGCTGCTTCATCTCAGAAAATGGGTAAATTAGGAGCTCTTTCTAAAAAGCTTGATAAAGCATCTGGTTCTGATATTCAGAATACATATTACATGAAAGGTTCACACAGCCCTCATGATTTCCGCAGCCGTTCTTTGAATACAAGAGTATCGTCTTCAAATTTGGATGGAAAAATCCTTATTTATGATTTCGTTCCTGAACTTACAGGTGATGCCAACCAAAAGAAAAGCATGCTGGCTAAGTATAACAATGGGATGAACAACGCTATCAATGCGAAATTGAAAATATGGTATATTGATATCCGTTAATTATTTAACTAAATATTAGAATGAAAGAGGCTGTCCAAACGGGCAGCCTCTTTGCTTTATATACAATTTGTATGAAATAAAATGAACTGTATGGAACTACCTGCTGTTTGAAAGTAACCATTATAAAAAAGATCCGTTTCTATTTAAAGTAGAAAATTCTATTTTTGTAAATAAATCAAAGAATAAAGTCCTTTATGTAAAATTAATTTCTTTCAGGAAAACGAATTGTCCCTGGCATCTGCCTGGTACTCAGTGTCCACTTTTAAAGAAAGAAGTTATGATAATTCTTCAGAATCTCACATATATACATTCCAATAAAGATTTATTGTTTGATGAAATACATCTTGCAGTAAACAATCATGATAAAATTGCCTTGATTGGCAATAACGGTTCCGGCAAATCCACATTGATGAAGATTATAGCCGGTGTTATTCAACCATCTGGCGGTTTTGCGAATACAAGCTCAAAGCCATATTATGTTCCTCAGATCTTTGGCCAGTATAATGAACAGACGATAGCACAGGCACTTCAGATTGAAGACAAGCTGAATGCTTTGAGCGAAATTCTTAAAGGAAATGTCACTGATTTGAATTTTTCAATTCTCAACGATGACTGGACTATAGAAGAAAGGTCTTATGGAGCTCTTGCGCACTGGGGGCTTCAGGAACTAGAACTTAAACAGCAGATGGGCACTTTAAGCGGAGGCCAGAAAACAAAAGTTTTTCTTGCTGGAATTATGATCCATCAGCCAGATATTATACTGATGGATGAACCAAGTAATCATTTGGATATAGGGGGAAGAGCACTCTTGTATGAGTTTATTCAATCATGTACAGCAACTTTATTAGTAATTAGCCACGATAGAAAGTTGTTGAATATGCTTGATACGGTTATAGAGCTGAGCACAAAAGGCTTATCTGTGTATGGTGGAAATTATGACTTCTATAAAGAGCAGAAACAATCGGAACGACAGGCACTGGATCATGATTTGAAAAGCAAAGAAAAGGAGCTTAGGAAAGCAAAAGAAACAGAACGGGAAGCGATGGAGCGCCAGCAAAGGGCAGATGCAAGAGGAAAGAAGAAGCAGGAGAAAGCAGGCCTTCCCAGGATATCCATGAATACATTTAAAAACAAAGCGGAAAACAGCACAGCGAGAACAAAAGGTGTTCATTCAGAAAAGACAGGTACACTTTCTCAAGAGCTCAGTGATCTTAGAAAAGAATTGCCTGAGGCCGACAAGATCAAGTTTGGTTTTGATAATTCGGCTTTACATAAAGGGAAGATTCTTTGCACCGCTAAAGAAATTAATCATAGTTATGACCAAAATCTTTTATGGAAAGAAGGTCTGAGTTTTCAAATTACAAGTGGTGAAAGACTTGTGGTGAAAGGTCTGAACGGGAGAGGTAAAACAACGCTTATCAAAATTATATTAGGAAAAATAAAGCCATTAATAGGAACCCTACAGATAGCAGAAAGTAAAACAATCTATGTTGATCAGGAATATTCCATCATAAGCAATATTCTTAGTGTATATGAACAAGCGCAGAAGTTTAATACAGCGCTTCTTCAGGAACACGAAGTTAAAATCAGACTAAACAGATTTCTTTTTACTAAAGATGATTGGGATAAGCCTTGTGGTGTACTAAGCGGAGGAGAGAAAATGCGTCTGATGCTTTGTTGTCTGACGATAAGCAGCCAGGTGCCTGATATTATTTTGCTGGATGAGCCTACAAACAATCTTGATATTCAAAACGTCGAAATCATGACCGCAGCTATCAATGAATATGAAGGAACGCTTATTGTTATTTCACATGATGAATATTTTCTGGAACAGATAGGAGTGGAGAGGGTGATAGAGTTGAAATGATAAGTTTGATTATGATAAATATAAAATGAAGAAGCCCCGAATTTCGGGGCTTCTTCATTTATGCTCATTAAAGATAAAATAGTATTAATAACCCATCACTCTATCTCATCAATGGTCCAATGAAATTGCTTTCTGAAGATCGGTAATGTATCAATGTTTAACTTTTTAAATTTTACTTTTTGACTTTTGTTGTTGTTTAAATAGACTAAAGTCAGGATGCTATCTTTAGTAGAATAATGATAGTTTAAAACCATTTTATATTGATTGTAGTCTGTCAGAATCAAAAGATTTTCAGCTTTGTCAATTTTTAGTTTGTAATCAATCATCTCATCGCTATCATCCTGGAATATCATATAATTCATACGATGTATGAAAACGCGTTTTGTCTTATCTAACCATGTAAATGAGCTGTCTCTATCCATAGATAAGTTAAGATAAGCACCATGTAAATAGGGGCGATTCTCTTTGTCATCATTTAAGTTCCCTGTTTGAATCGTAGGATATAATACTTCAAACAAAATTATTAAAATCAGAAATGTCTTAATGAAGAAAGATAGAAACTGGTTTTTAATATTTGAGGAAAAGTCTTCGCCTGATGGTAATTGTAGCTTGCTTAACGATGTGCTGATAATTGAATAATAGCTACTCGCCCCTAATAAAGAAAGGAATAGCAGGAAAGAAGAGAAAAACTTCAGGGAGATATCAAAACAAAGATTAATTACTAAAATGTTTGTAAACGTTAATATACTTAGAGCATATCCAATTAATCTTGTTCTTTTATATAAAAGTAATGAACCTGTTATAGCTTGTGTTAAACCTAGAAAAATATTAAAGGAATAAGAAGAGCCAATGGTTGTCCAAAACAATATGTCCTTGTCAAGGAAGCCGATTGGCGTGTATAAAATGTTTGGTTCGGGCTGATAAAACTGACTCTTGAAAATCTTGCCAAATCCATAGTTAAGAAGCTGAAAGCTTAAGTAGTATGCTATTATCGCGTTGCCTATTTTTGCTATACCTCTTTGGAGATGGATCGACCTGAAAAGCAATACAGCAGAGCTCAACAGAAGTGAGAGAATAAATAATATAAAAGCAAGAGTATAAAGGGACGACGAATCTGAGGTGATCTCCTTATAGTTATAATCATTAAATAAAAGAGGTTTGAAAAATGATATCAGGCCTCCAAAAACTAATGACGCTATCTCCTCATGTTCAGGAAATAAATTGAAAGGAAATGGAATAAATAAGATGCCAAGCCATGTAAAAAAATAACTGGCTATTCTAAGGAAAGCTCTCGGATTACCTTTCATTCAAGAGTCTTTTCATAGTTGAATATTTTTTACTCAGAAATGCAATTACTAAGGCTATAAAGAATATTGAAACAATACCGATCCATTTTGGATTGAAAGGAGGATTCGAGTTATCAAAAATTAAGAGAGGGGTATAGTTCTTTTTTGTTTTTTTTGAGACATTACTGATTTTGTCAAATCCAATAAAGTCAATGCTGTCGGAAGTTTCATAATCAAGTTCTTCTAAAGCTTTCTTTAGGTTAACTGTAGACATGCCCTGCTTAAATAAAGGGTGATTATGGATAGTGTCAAATTCAAAAGAAACTCTGTCTTGGTGAATAATGGAGAGTCTGCTTACCACTATAGAAATACTATCTGAGATGTATTTGACAGAATCTATTTTAGAAAAGTATCTTTTGGGTGGAAGTCCATAATTAGAGAAATCCTGGTCGGAAGAATCGGCCTTCATTGAGGTTCTGAAAGTAGTAGTTTTCCCGCTATGACTTTTATGGGCAATTAATTTAGTCTGTGATAATGCAGGAGTTATAATCGAAATAAAAATTGTAAAGATAAAAAAGATTCTTTTCATAATTCGTTGGTTTGATTTTTTATACTATTCTCTAGCTATTTCTAAAAAAAATTATTTCTCAGAATATCCATCTTTTAAAACGAAATATTTAAAGGATTAATATAGTTAATACTCTTGAATTTCACTAACAAAAAAAGCCCCGAATTTCGGGGCTTTCCATATATTTTTAACGTTAATCTAAAATTACTTCACCAACTTCTCATAAGCCTGCTGTACAAGCTCGAAATGGAACTGGTCAAATATGTTGTCAAAAGACGCTGTAATCTCTTCATTCATAAGATTACCTATACTTCCTTCATGTGTATGGTTAATGGTTTCTGGAGCTTTAAATTGATTTTCTTCGATAAGAGCTCCTACTTGCTTGTATGCATCTCTGAATGGTGTCCCATCCAATACCATTTGATTGACTACCTCCACACTGAAAAGATACTTGTACTTCTCATCTTTCAACAAGTTGCTCTTTACTTTGATTTGTCCTAGCATGTATGCTGCAATCTGAAGACAATTATTAAGGTCCTCAAATGCAGGCAGAAAGTTTTCTTTGATGATCTGAAGATCCCTGTGATAACCTGAAGGCAGATTAGAAGTGATCAGACTAATCTCATTCGGTAAAGACTGAATCCTGTTACATCTGGCTCTTATCAATTCGAATACATCCGGATTTTTCTTGTGAGGCATGATGCTTGAGCCTGTAGTCAATTCATCAGGGAATGTAATGAAACCGAAGTTCTGGTTCATATATAGACACACATCCATTGCAAGTCTTCCAAGTGAGGAAGCTATTGAAGACATCGCAGCTGCAACGTTCTTTTCTGTTTTGCCTCTTCCCATCTGAGCATAAACAACATTGTAATTTAAGCTTTCAAAGCCTAAAAGATCTGTTGTCATTTGTCTGTTAAGTGGAAAAGAAGAACCATAACCAGCAGCAGATCCTAGTGGATTTTTATTAGCAATTTTATATGCAGCCAGCATCATATTGAGATCATCTGCAAGGCTTTCTGCATATGCACCAAACCATAATCCGAAAGAAGAGGGCATTGCTATTTGCAGATGTGTATATCCTGGAAGTAAATCGTTTTTGTGTTTTTCGCTCAATGAAATTAAGAGCTCAAACAACGTCTTTACATTTTCTACAGTTACCCTTATCTGATCTCTTATATAGAGCTTAAGGTCTAGCAGTACCTGATCGTTTCTTGATCTCCCGCTATGTATTTTCTTACCAACATCACCAAGTCTTCTTGTAAGGATTAATTCTACCTGAGAGTGTACATCTTCCACGCCATCTTCAATGGTGAACTGGCCTTTCTGTATTTCTCTGTAGATATTTTTTAATTCTTTATGAAGGATATTTAATTCACTCTTCTCTAGCAACCCGATGCTTTCAAGCATTTGCGTATGTGCAATAGATCCAAGTACGTCAAACTCAGCCAGAAGCAAATCCATCTCGCGATCTTTGCCAACAGTGAATTTCTCAATGCTTTTATTTACTTCTGTGCTTTTTTGCCACAACTTCATGGTAACGAAATTTTAAATATCAGTTAATTAGAATCAAACAACCAGTTCACTTAGAACAGCAATGTACCTGTCGATACCTTCTTCGATTTCAGCCAGCCAGATAAATTCATTTGCTGTATGAGATCTGCCTGAGTTCCCAGGTCCCATTTTAACAGAAGGAACAGGAACCAATGCCTGATCTGAAGTAGTCGGCGAACCGTATGGCTTCGCACCAAACTTTATAGCTGCATGCACCAGGGCATGGTCAGGGTCTATGAATGATGGTCTCAACCTTACAGATCTTGGCTTCACTTCAGATTCAATGTTTTCTTCTATAATGCGAAGAACATCTTCGTTTTTATATTCTTCCGTAATACGCACATCAATGGTGAATGTACAGTTCTCAGGAACTACATTGTGCTGATAACCTGCATTGATAATGGTTACAGACATTTTCATCGGTCCGAGGTGTGGAGACACCTTTTCGAACTTATAGTTTCTGATCCACTCGATGTCTTTAATGGCCTTATAAATGGCGTTATCGCCTTCTTCACGTGCTGCATGACCAGCTTTACCTTTAGCAACACAGTCAAGCACCATAAGTCCTTTTTCTGCAACAGCGATATCCATCAACGTTGGTTCTCCAACTATTGCGAAATCGATAGGACCAAGGTCAGGATAAACCAATTCAAGTCCGTCAAAGCCTGATATCTCTTCTTCTGCAGT
The Sporocytophaga myxococcoides DSM 11118 genome window above contains:
- a CDS encoding DUF6770 family protein translates to MKRMFLKSMQLACCAVLLFFSSLSLNAQSIELDKVGRAGFKGVQKLDDKGYYVQYEETNAKPRVVKLIILDNNLVATNEIKLELKPEDKLEDLAYNGGNFMFVKSNSKEKSRTFKILDRQGKELASKEQKDVPARLLYKPAMITPVEQTDFLVINYTKDKKVGYSIERFNEKLESKYLETYEPEKKKLYPVDYLVADDVLYVLEFLSADYSDYFEYHIAGFSMTNGKQLFNNHLKSADDKAYGYATFLRLGAEGKVVTGGMYFNGPREDNATSDGLFTAVVDKAGKLNYQYKTWKDVEAKVKAGNSTNGIWGGKTKTFVQDLAVNADGSFSLIAENFRRGDEALAGGKNKTLGTLTKVSNMSNGESSDEAVTVSEFVLFDFTKDNVLSDVRKLNKPESVTVIRSAADPNDQPYVGQAKGLNLANILNNRGYFPYRFTAQKNGEKVLVYQFTYEKLFKEKLFFTKLNAATVDTNAIEITNSVMKVEQELDAASSQKMGKLGALSKKLDKASGSDIQNTYYMKGSHSPHDFRSRSLNTRVSSSNLDGKILIYDFVPELTGDANQKKSMLAKYNNGMNNAINAKLKIWYIDIR
- the abc-f gene encoding ribosomal protection-like ABC-F family protein — translated: MIILQNLTYIHSNKDLLFDEIHLAVNNHDKIALIGNNGSGKSTLMKIIAGVIQPSGGFANTSSKPYYVPQIFGQYNEQTIAQALQIEDKLNALSEILKGNVTDLNFSILNDDWTIEERSYGALAHWGLQELELKQQMGTLSGGQKTKVFLAGIMIHQPDIILMDEPSNHLDIGGRALLYEFIQSCTATLLVISHDRKLLNMLDTVIELSTKGLSVYGGNYDFYKEQKQSERQALDHDLKSKEKELRKAKETEREAMERQQRADARGKKKQEKAGLPRISMNTFKNKAENSTARTKGVHSEKTGTLSQELSDLRKELPEADKIKFGFDNSALHKGKILCTAKEINHSYDQNLLWKEGLSFQITSGERLVVKGLNGRGKTTLIKIILGKIKPLIGTLQIAESKTIYVDQEYSIISNILSVYEQAQKFNTALLQEHEVKIRLNRFLFTKDDWDKPCGVLSGGEKMRLMLCCLTISSQVPDIILLDEPTNNLDIQNVEIMTAAINEYEGTLIVISHDEYFLEQIGVERVIELK
- the argH gene encoding argininosuccinate lyase, translating into MKLWQKSTEVNKSIEKFTVGKDREMDLLLAEFDVLGSIAHTQMLESIGLLEKSELNILHKELKNIYREIQKGQFTIEDGVEDVHSQVELILTRRLGDVGKKIHSGRSRNDQVLLDLKLYIRDQIRVTVENVKTLFELLISLSEKHKNDLLPGYTHLQIAMPSSFGLWFGAYAESLADDLNMMLAAYKIANKNPLGSAAGYGSSFPLNRQMTTDLLGFESLNYNVVYAQMGRGKTEKNVAAAMSSIASSLGRLAMDVCLYMNQNFGFITFPDELTTGSSIMPHKKNPDVFELIRARCNRIQSLPNEISLITSNLPSGYHRDLQIIKENFLPAFEDLNNCLQIAAYMLGQIKVKSNLLKDEKYKYLFSVEVVNQMVLDGTPFRDAYKQVGALIEENQFKAPETINHTHEGSIGNLMNEEITASFDNIFDQFHFELVQQAYEKLVK
- a CDS encoding M20 family metallo-hydrolase, giving the protein MFDRDKLKKDALELLKGLIRIESFSKQEDKTAELLNRFFEDRGVPTHRKKNNVWAFNKNYDPNKPTILLNSHHDTVKPNPGYTNDPFDPMVKDGKLFGLGSNDAGGCLVSLMATFIHFYEKENLKYNFVVAATAEEEISGFDGLELVYPDLGPIDFAIVGEPTLMDIAVAEKGLMVLDCVAKGKAGHAAREEGDNAIYKAIKDIEWIRNYKFEKVSPHLGPMKMSVTIINAGYQHNVVPENCTFTIDVRITEEYKNEDVLRIIEENIESEVKPRSVRLRPSFIDPDHALVHAAIKFGAKPYGSPTTSDQALVPVPSVKMGPGNSGRSHTANEFIWLAEIEEGIDRYIAVLSELVV